A window from Populus trichocarpa isolate Nisqually-1 chromosome 3, P.trichocarpa_v4.1, whole genome shotgun sequence encodes these proteins:
- the LOC127905131 gene encoding uncharacterized protein LOC127905131 yields the protein MEKSITIEEFLTRSELSQHDEGDCLPSEFKSQLPEHVKLDDRPLGTGQLLDCWEKLSSHDQIIFQKQYGDLSHLLKIRVQHACFQAMIGFWDPEYRCFTFDTVDMTPTIEEYESLLNWPKSEKVYFYTPIEHALSNFAWITQIDCQLAKSHATKRGNSQGWFWNELEAIFKKRLHDESNEIRLRILALGIYGLVLFPSAEGMIDFEAVNVFKNVVTLKINPATAILAETFSSLNYCRKAGRGRLRCCLQLLFVWTMSHMIEGKISGLVGTPWHLYSQLENFAEKHLHEVGKTTWESMFLSLSKSQFHWRSRYAYFKSYLAYCGEYPWVPLIGACCCINYCPIMVLRQF from the coding sequence atggaaaaatcCATTACTATTGAGGAATTTTTGACCAGATCAGAATTGAGCCAGCATGATGAAGGGGATTGTTTGCCATCAGAATTTAAGTCTCAGTTGCCAGAGCATGTTAAATTAGATGACAGACCACTTGGTACAGGACAACTGCTAGACTGCTGGGAAAAGTTATCCTCTCATGATCAAATCATTTTTCAGAAACAATATGGGGATCTATCACATTTACTGAAAATTAGGGTCCAACATGCTTGTTTTCAGGCCATGATAGGGTTTTGGGATCCAGAATATCGATGCTTCACTTTTGATACTGTGGATATGACTCCTACTATTGAGGAGTATGAATCCCTGCTAAATTGGCCAAAGTCAGAAAAGGTGTACTTTTACACACCTATAGAGCATGCACTTTCTAACTTTGCTTGGATTACCCAGATAGACTGTCAACTAGCAAAATCACATGCAACTAAACGAGGAAATAGCCAGGGTTGGTTTTGGAATGAGCTAGAAGCCATATTCAAGAAGAGATTACATGATGAAAGCAATGAAATTCGATTGAGAATTTTGGCCTTAGGCATATATGGTTTGGTTCTTTTCCCATCTGCCGAAGGAATGATTGATTTTGAAGCTGTTAATGTATTCAAAAATGTGGTGACCCTTAAAATTAACCCTGCTACAGCAATATTGGCAGAAACTTTCTCATCCTTGAATTATTGCAGAAAAGCTGGAAGGGGTCGTTTAAGATGTTGCTTGCAGTTATTGTTTGTCTGGACTATGAGTCATATGATTGAGGGGAAGATTTCAGGTCTGGTTGGTACCCCGTGGCATCTTTATTCTCAGCTGGAGAATTTTGCTGAAAAACACTTGCATGAAGTAGGAAAAACCACATGGGAATCAATGTTCCTAAGTCTAAgtaaatctcaatttcattggaGAAGTCGATATGCTTATTTCAAATCTTATCTGGCGTATTGTGGTGAGTACCCATGGGTCCCGTTGATAGGAGCCTGCTGCTGTATTAACTATTGTCCTATCATGGTTTTACGACAATTTTGA
- the LOC18110496 gene encoding wall-associated receptor kinase-like 8 translates to MYWPPSLQVFNSTFELIEGKQGSDGRKLAFLADMDWFYSKIWSPQEINKLPSTVPMSLAWILNNNSWTYNKDTMDDNCYVTQINSTTNMTAGRCSCSEGYEGNPYLQCRDIDECEDRNNTCHGLTRCVNTKGSYKCELHPLWFTIFFCYRSGPWSTVLAHWCLVDVQTFQKKEEHSVEEEVFQTEWWSLIAAAIILK, encoded by the exons ATGTACTGGCCTCCCTCACTTCAGGTTTTCAATTCAACTTTCGAGTTAATAGAGGGTAAACAAGGAAGTGACGGGCGTAAACTGGCCTTCCTAGCAGACATGGATTGGTTTTATTCCAAAATATGGAGTCCCCAAGAAATCAACAAATTGCCAAGTACTGTTCCTATGTCGCTGGCTTGGATACTAAATAACAATAGTTGGACATACAACAAAGATACCATGGACGATAATTGCTACGTAACGCAAATAAATAGTACGACAAATATGACAGCCGGACGTTGTTCTTGCTCAGAAGGTTATGAGGGCAACCCTTACCTTCAATGCAGAG ACATTGATGAATGTGAAGACCGAAACAATACTTGCCATGGATTGACAAGATGTGTGAATACAAAAGGGTCGTACAAATGCGAACTTCATCCTTTATGGTTTACTATCTTTTTTTG TTATCGGTCTGGCCCTTGGAGTACTGTTCTTGCTCATTGGTGCTTGGTGGATGTACAAACTTTTCAAAAGAAGGAAGAGCATTCAGTTGAAGAAGAAGTTTTTCAAACGGAATGGTGGTCTCTTATTGCAGCAGCAATTATCCTCAAGTGA